Proteins from a single region of Vigna radiata var. radiata cultivar VC1973A unplaced genomic scaffold, Vradiata_ver6 scaffold_278, whole genome shotgun sequence:
- the LOC106754794 gene encoding uncharacterized protein LOC106754794 has protein sequence MAHFLNHRAWMYNRCHSRRRGLKELFVIGVEEFVETARRCQYYAIDGGIRCPCIKCECTRILKDQDVKVHLYQKGFMPNYIVWTFHGEDIPSTSNRVENRLPSGSNTVVHTSEIDQFAYMQEIVDNALRRHDEQEANDSHDEEAPNETTQRFYKLLKEENLLVFEGSSESKLLVSIRLLAGKSNWNVPNQAVDHXTKLILDLTPPSNSIPKNCYQAKRCVSMLGLEAKKIDCCVNGCMLFYDNDSGKNDALLVECRFCGSPRYHTMHAGQRQNKPIPLKSMFYLPIIPRLQRMFTSMQT, from the coding sequence ATGGCCCATTTTCTCAACCATCGTGCATGGATGTACAATCGTTGTCATAGCAGAAGGAGAGGTTTGAAGGAACTTTTTGTCATCGGAGTTGAAGAGTTTGTGGAGACGGCTCGACGATGTCAATATTATGCAATTGATGGAGGGATTCGATGCCCATGCATCAAGTGCGAATgtacaaggattttgaaagatcAAGACGTTAAAGTTCACCTATACCAAAAAGGGTTCATGCCTAATTACATAGTTTGGACATTTCATGGTGAAGATATTCCTTCGACCTCCAATAGAGTTGAAAATCGGCTTCCATCAGGTTCGAATACGGTTGTACATACATCTGAGATAGATCAATTTGCCTATATGCAAGAAATAGTCGACAATGCTCTTCGTCGACATGACGAACAAGAAGCAAACGATAGTCATGATGAAGAGGCTCCAAATGAAACCACTCAGAGGTTTTACAAATTACTGAAAGAGGAAAATCTACTTGTATTTGAAGGTTCATCTGAGTCAAAATTGTTAGTGTCCATTAGACTCTTGGCTGGTAAATCTAATTGGAACGTTCCCAATCAAGCAGTGGATCACNatacaaaattgattttagatttGACACCACCAAGCAATTCTATTCCGAAGAATTGTTATCAAGCCAAAAGATGTGTTTCAATGTTGGGATTGGAAGCCAAGAagattgattgttgtgttaATGGATGTATGTTATTCTATGACAATGACAGTGGCAAAAATGATGCATTGTTGGTTGAATGCAGGTTTTGTGGCTCTCCTCGATATCATACGATGCATGCAGGACAAAGGCAAAACAAACCAATTCCCTTAAAGTCAATGTTCTACTTGCCTATTATTCCAAGATTACAAAGAATGTTTACTTCAATGCAAACATGA